A region of the Struthio camelus isolate bStrCam1 chromosome 4, bStrCam1.hap1, whole genome shotgun sequence genome:
TCCTTTTGCAAAAGGCATTGTCTTGGCGTGAAAGCCTTATCTTCTCTACAAGTTTTGCCTCTCAAAGTACAAGAGTATGGTCACTACGCTCATCTACCCTCAATCAGGGTAATCCATTGTCCAAGAGCAGGACCACAGAGCACAGTTATCAAGTTCAGGAAGTTTTTATGCAAACAAAGAACAGAGATAACTGCTATTTTCTGGTTTTGGCTCTAAGCCGGGAACAGAATACAGGATACACCTCCTCAGATGAGATCATCCCTCCAACATCTAGTCATTTTCCCAAAGCAACTAATGCCATTTCTCGTTCACTTGTATATAAATGAGCCTCCAGTGAAGTATATACCAGGTACAAGTGTTAACCTTGCAGCTGAAATTCTAACCTCTAGGAACTTCTCCAGATCCCATCTGCTTTCTGTCAGCACCCAAATCAGAGTAATCCTAAATCCAGTAAATCCTCCAGAGTTCTCTACAATTCAGCATAACTATAACAAGCTGCAGTATGGAAGGCCTTTCCCTTCACCTCAGGTGGTGCTGACCAAAAGAACACAACTTAGTCAGGGTTATGACTGTGTTCACCTAACATTAGTGAACATCCTTCATGGGATATATACACAGGATACATATATAAATTTCAATAGAGGTCTGAGGCAGACCCTAGCCTTAACCCAGAATTTACTACCTTATAGGGGTTCACTTGCCACCACACTTACTGCCTTCTATACAGTATTCATCCCAGGAGGCACCTGTGTGGCTGATGAATGGGAGATTGAGAGGCACGATCAAAATTAGTGAGAGAATCTTtaccccctttctctctcctcctccaccctgCGGCTGCTGTTGGCAACGGATGCAGATCAGATGCTAATGTCACCCTGCTGACTTGCATCATTACCTTGGAAGCTGCCATGACGGCTGCTGTGGCTGCGACGTTCAGCCCCCGCTTCCCGAAGTGCACAAGGGCATCATAGCTCCGATCTTTCGCCTGGACGAGGCAGTCATCAATCTCCTGTCACAGcagacaaaaaacaacaacaaaaaaaaagcacaagagggACAAGTTCAGAGTGCTCCCAGCCTTGCTCTCTTGGTAGAGTCAAGTCATCTCTCATGGAGACAGacttctccctccatttccccacTTTGACTGGAGAGAAGTTCATAGCTaacatttgcaagaggaaaaGTTTGCCAGGGAGCAGTAACTCCCATTGCAGCCTTTGGGAGTTCTTTATTCTGTTAATGAATGACCAGGTCCTGAAAGTGCAACTCCATGAAGAGGTCCTGGAAGCAAGGCAGCCACATCCATCTGGGCAGAATGGCCCAGGATACATCAAGAGCCATTTGCAGTCTATGGGTTCTAAAGATAAATTCGATCTGCtccctagtttaaaaaaaaaaaaatgcagcatgggTCTGGGCAGCTGCAGCTGTAAAGCCCTGGGTCCAGAACTGGTGGTCTCAGAAGCATCTGAGATATCTTTGCATAGTACTGCAGTGTCTGGCTTCAACAGGCCCATGGGACTGGTACGTCCTGTGGTGCTGGACTCAGATGCTGCTCAATATGCAGTGAAATGGTTATGAAAGTCCCTGTCCTCAACCCTCTCTCTCCCAAGACACAAGGACCTGGATAATAATGGGTGACAGAGACTTCCAGAGCTCAGCTACTGGAAGTGCTGGGTTGGCAGTGAGCAGAAGCTACAAGACGCTGCTGGCTGTTTAGccattcctttcctcttcctaatGGGTGACAGGTGGCATCCCAAAATGCACAAGCACCACTTGTGAGGAGACTAACCAGAAGTTCCTAGGACTGATTCCCACTGTCCTTCTGGGACAAGACTGAGACACAACTATTCATTCACTGTCTGTGGCTAAACAGAAATCTTTCACTGCCACAGCTGCCACTGCAGGAAACAGTCATTTACTTCTCAATAGTTTGCATGTTGATACTTGGCTAATAGCTGTTCTTGGCCCTGTATTCAGAAGAGCCAAATGGATCTGCCTGACAATGTCCCATTCACAGCCACTGTAGTCCTCAGGGTAGGCAGATGACCAAAGCTGCAATGTTCCTTTTGAAGTTAACAGCGAGGCATTTCTCAAATCAGGACCTCAACATGCTTCACAAGTCTTATTTTAGGTGCTATACCTCTCCCAGTCAGGCAAGTGCTTCCTAAGTCCCTTGCACAGCCAGGACAGGCTACTTGTCTCATAGCTGCAAAATATGTATTATGTAGAGCTGGTTACAAAGTTAAGAAGCCCTGGCTGCCAGGCCCTCTTGCTCTCAGAAGCCCTAGCCACAACACAGCACTTCAGCTACATTCAACAAGCATGTGCAAAGCCactcaagaaatatttttactcccctccctccctccaaactTCTCAAGTGTGCAGAGATGAACTAATACGTGTGAGTGAGATGCcagtatttaaaaacacaacaactgcagacaaagaacaaaaacatcaACAAAAAAGAGACGATAAAATGGCAGAGAAAGAGATGCAGCAGTTCCCTGTCCTTCAGTGAAAATGAGTGATACAGAGACAGGAGCAAACACACTGCAGACCTCCTTCACCTAGAGAGAGCCTAGGATCTGTGATTACCTTTTCTTTTGAAGACAGTGTTGGGTGAACAAATTTTCTGTACAGGAGGCTGGAACCTTTTGTGTATGGAGAGAGCAGCCAAGCTACAAAGGCTATTTTGAGTTCATAGTAGAATGGAAACCTAGAAGAAAAAGAGCTGTTAATGCCCACTCCCAAACATAACCGGTGTTGTGTTTAGAGATGTTCAGCACAGGAAGGGACTGACCAGTTCTTAGCTTAGGGCAAGTTTGCTTACCAGGGAATCCAAGGACCAACACACATTCAGTCATCTTTGCACACATCTCAACTAGGCATATGGGTAAATCTTCCCTTTACTCAGGTATTAGGGCCAGTAGTTAATGGGCTTGAAGAGACCCTGTTGCGTGGTAAGAGGAGCTGTCTCCATGCGGAGAATACAGATGCTGCCTTCATAGCATCCCCAGTCATCAAGAGGTAGCAAAAACCAACCCAGGTTCATGTTCCATTGATGTTTTTATGCACCTTTCAtccctctgtctttctgtttttaagataACACTTATCTGACTGAAAGTGAAATACAAGGGCCTTTTGTTGTCCAAGCAACACGCAGCATAAAGGGTGCAAATCCACACGGTGGCTTTCAGGTAGCGCAGCAAAGTAAGTAGGGCGCTAACTCTAACTACGAAAGGAACATGCTCCAGTTGTAACAACAAGTCAAGGACTTCTTGAGATTAGATTATTTAGATTCCTTCTGGAGGACAAAACCTAAGCACAGTGCTGGCCTGCTAGCAGCATCCTCATGCGGGCATATTGCTGCTAGCAGTGTGGCAACTCCACGGTACCCTTTGGAAGCAGGGGTCGGGGAGAGCAGCGCAGAGATCCTGTGATGGTCGCATGCCAGCCCAGCTGGACCGTGCTAATGCAGCATTGTCACTGAGCCAGTTAGGGCATACAGCAGCCAGGCCCGACCCAAGGGGCCGCTGCGGCTCTGCTCTGAGCATGGGTTTGCCAGGTTGGGCTTCCGTCTGACCAAAGATAGAGATCTTGGTCTCTCTCTTGCTGTAGAGACAGCATACTCCATTTCACAGGCTGGAGAAGCCCTCTGCCATTCCTCCAGAGACACCCACGCAACACCTCCTCCAAATAACAAAGCCCCACATGATCACAGTGGAGGTAGGTCTATGTTCCAACTAGATAAAGAGACAATAATGCCCATTATCTCCTTTGATTTGACATGCTGCTAAATACTCCTGATGCCCTTTTTTTGGATGACTCGCTTATAGGTACTCAGTGCTATGCAGGAACACGATTTAGACAAGGGAGAGGCACTACAATCAAAATCCACTGACCCAAAACCTGAAACCCTTTGATCTCACCGGTTTCTTATGAGCTTGGAAGAGACCTTACTAAAAAGGGCAACCAACATTTCCAGACTTGAGCATCTAAATTTAAGGAACTAAATCTGATTATTGGGCATTTTTGTGCTCTGACAAAGGTCCAGAAATCCAAAAAGGACCAAGAAGCCTTTGGTAGCACCAGTCAGCTCCCATCAGCATAGACTGTCACTGTTCTCCACCAACCCACCAACCCAGTCTACTCAGGAAAGGACCTGGGAAACATCTCAGGAACAACAACAACCCATGCAGCAACCTAGAGATAACGCCCGTGCTGCAGGGCTCTTTCTGCCTGATTCACAGGTTCTGCGTATTTATTGCAGAACACAATTAGGTAAGCCCAGATTTGTGCCTGTAGGTAAAGCTACTGTTTTTTCTGTGATGGTCTCTGGAAACATCCAACTCAGTTATCAGCTGTGCCTCTGACAAAGTTCTATTTCCTACAGGCATGGGACAGAGCCTCCTGTAATGATTTCTCACTAACTTCTGAGCTGTTCcagcctctttcttccttttcgtATGACAACACTAAGAAAGGAAGCACAGACCTGCCAGACAAAATACCTCTATGCACCTGATGGCTGTTAAGTCTGTGTTCAGAAGGCAATGCACCCTTGGTGCCCCTCTTCcttataaacattttcattttctttccaactCATTCCAGAGACCCTCTCCCATCTGGTGCTCACCAGCAAAGAAAGATATCCGTGAATGTCTCTGCTGTCGTGAAGAGTGCAAATATGATCCAGTACATCATCCATTTGACCTGGCAAAAGAAAGCAGTAGTTATGTCATTTTTCCAGAGGGTGCAAACCATATCTTACAGACACAAACGCAGATGATAAccctcacagaaaaaaaggccattttttcCCTACATTTATAGTTACTAAGGACTTGAATATGATTCCTGGGTTTCTCTCACCTCAGCATAAAAGACACATCAGATTTCCACACAAGCCCTTGGAAAGGAAGAATTTGGCCCTTAGGAttggtctccccaaaaggcagaaCCTTTTGATTCACTGATCCTATAGAGGAAGCTCCACTGGACAGCTGAAGGCTACGACTCTGTCGCAGGTCATTAAAAATCTCATCTGGCTCATCTTAATACCAAAGGCAGGGTGGGCGCCAAATTGCCGTTAAGACAAAATGTAGTTACTTATACTATATCCACAGACAGGGAaaaatagccagaaaaaaaataaagagctatCTGCCCATCCCATGATTCAAGGGTCACACAAAATCAACTTATcacaaattaattaattaatgtgtGTCGGTTGCTCCATGATACCTACCCACATAAATACCTTTAGATCCATTGCATTGATAAAGCAAGTGCAATAGCTTAAATACCTTTTACCTAGGGCTTAAGCCTGAGCATTTTACCTCACATTTGTGTTGAAAGCACATACAGTGCTGTCACTGTGTTCAACTACAGTAATGCTACTGTGGGGTGGACTCTGCAGTGGATGATTTATGGGGGGAGGCCTTTGCTATGGTGGTAGTGACAGACAAGGAAAGAGTCTTTAGGGACTGTGACTTGGTCAGGAAAACTATAGCATCTTGAGTAAATCAAGAGTCCGGGGGTTTTTGCCATTGAGCAGTAAATGGCATTTAAAAGCAGGGCCTAAACTATACTGAGGTATGTGGTATTGGTTCTTCTTGGGCTGGAAGGAAACAACGTATTTGCCATACGCCACCTGCACTTCCACTAACTTCTATCAAGTGGTGTGGTGCTCCTCTTCTGCTGCGCTATTATCACAGAGGTGATGTGTGCAGTTATTTCCAAATACTGGAGATGGgagagaaacattttatttccctccaataatctttttcctttgaaaaattgtAAAACTGAAAGTTTGAAAGAGCTTTCAGGATCAGTATCTCCAAAGGAAAAGGGATGGTAAGGCAATAGTTGTTAATTTAACAGAAAATTGATGGTTATATGTGAAAATGGAGATTCCTAAGGAAAATTCCAATTTGATAAAATAGACATTCTTGTCTGGAAAAAGTAACTGCTTAATGACAGAAATGCACCCTATAATCCtaagcagctttgctgaaatgTTGTAAGCTTGATGAAGTAAAACCTATGAAAAGGTGTCAGAGTTTTAGACCTTTTCTGAATTAGAATATTGGATCACGTTAACTGAGGCTGGGATAACTACAATAGAACGAGAGAAGGCTGGAAACAGGGCAGTTCAAGAGGGATACCCAAACCAGGCGTTGCTCTGGAGAAGGATGATGGAGGTGACAACCATCCTGGATCTTACCAGCTCTTGCTCCAGCATCTCCCCTGATGGCAGCGCTGTAGATGGTACCTGTAGCGTGTCCCCATCTGACTACAAGTACTGCAATTCTTCCCTGAGCACCCGTCATCCAGCTATATACCTGCTCCCCTGACATTTAAAGGAGTCACAGTTATGTAAAAaagctggcagaagctgcccCGGGAAGACATTTTCCCCAGGCACTTGGCAGTATAACTGCTGTAACCCTATATAAATATAAAGTCTCACTGCCAGCACAGTGCTGTCAGACACCACTGCCAGCAAAACTTTTAAACACAACCCAAAATCTGGTGTGGATGGGCTTAGATCAGCCTAAAACACCATGTATGCAAATGGCTAttatcaaacaaaataaaaataaactatagTGACATAAGTTTAGACTAGTACAGGTATACCTACAGGAAAGTTTTTACCATGTtagagttatttattttttacactgGACCTCTAGCTGATGGATCACTGCTCCCAAATTAGGGTCATGGCCCCATAAATCTGTTCTAAGTTCCTCTTTTGCAATTGAATTTCCAGCAGGAAGTGCACTCTTCAATGGAAAATTTTGCAGAAAGGAACTATAAAAACATTAAGTATCAGCAGCAGACACTGCTTGGGGATGCTAGCACAAGCATCAGCACTTCCAAGCAAGGGATGCACCAACCCTGAGAAGCACAGCTTGTACAAGGGCTGCAGGGacattttttcctcaagtatCTGGTGTGTTGGGTAACGTGATTCTCAAAATATCCCAAATAATCGTCTGAAGGAGGGGAATGATAGACTGGACAAACCTCAGCAGCCACTCTGAGTCACAGTTTGAGTTTGCACTAAGGACTTAATGGGATAGCCATCTAAGCCGTTACCCAGAGGAGAAAATGGGCTCCTTACCCCTGAGATCTTGAGAGGATTGAAGAGTCAGGATCTGGAGGCGGAGTCAGTTCAGCAAAGTAAACAAAGAGCTTAGGTTGTGAAGGGTACTGCAAATCCTATAGGACCCCAACGGGGTCCAAGAGGTATTGATTCTCCCACATTTCACTTTCCCTAACAGCACCTCCGCCTTTAGAAACCGGGGCCGAGGGAAGATTTTTCACCAGAAGAACAAGATAGCACACCCAGTCGTCAGAGCTGTCTGTAAATAGGTCACTCCACAAGGAAAGATATTTGTATCTCAGGATTCAGTCATATCTGCTTCGAGTTGCTTCAATGATCCTTCTTTTGAACAAGCAGCAGAAGCTTCAGGGCTTTTTGAAGAGGCTTTGATTTATGCCGCTcttcagaaacaaaggaaaacatgcaAAGCTCTGGATGGCAACCACCTTTTAAGTCAGCTGCATATGGCTCGCAACACCAGAGAAATAGGATGGATTTGTCAAAGAGCACATCAATTCCataagagagccaggagcagaaacCTAAGTCTCCCAATGTGAGCCTTCTGCCTAGCAGTCAACCAGCCAGCCTTCAGGCCAGATGTCCCCTTGCCCTGGTTTTTGAGCCTTCCCAGAATTCAGGTGACAACTTTACAATGTGGTGAGGAGCAATCTTAGAAAACGAACCCCGCGGCACAGTCGCAAATATCGTTACTCACATATTCTTTGATGTCCTTTGACTTCACGGCTTTGTAAGAATAATATGCAGGGTAAAGAGTGCCAAATATcagcctgaaaaagaaacaaacaaacaacgaATGGATTAAATTGATTTCCTGtcacagagaaagatttttttcccttctgttaaaCACTTATCTTACGTTAGTAGAAAATGTTAAGATTTAAGCTTTAGTGCACTAAGTACAGTATATGACTGATTTTGCATCACTGAATGCAAAGAAATTGTTGCCAGTAGCATGAATGAAGAGCTGTGATCCAAACTGTCTTTCCCGTTTGGAATGGTTTCTATGGCTCTAACTTACAAGGCCACATCACATTTAATGGACATTGACCTATGACAGCTGTCatataacacacaaaaaaataagaCCACCATGCTTAAAAGGAAAcgaaaaatctgatttaaaataatctattGTGACATCAAGAGTACAGGAGCATTGCTTTCAGAGACAGGGCAAAATGACAACCATTTGTCTGAAATTCCTTCCATCTCTGTTCAAAATACCGGAAAAGCTTGCAGAGCACAAAGCAGCACCCAGGTTATACTGGCCCTTGGTGTGAATGCTAGGCCTTAACCTACATTAAACCTGTTAAAGGGAAGAGCCCTGCACTGTTCTGTGAGGTCCATTTGGGCTTTCCACAGAAGGAGAAATTTGCCCACCACGATATAGCAACAGGATCTGCCCTAAAAATCCCAAATCTCCTACTGTTCTTTCAGATAGTTTCCTTTCAGTTTCAAGTCTGCAAGGGATGCTGTCAGCTTCAAGATTTCATAGAAAAACAGAAGTAAGATTCCGTAAGTTAAAAATAGcaccagagaggggaaaaaacattgatttttttttataatcactCCTCTCTGCATCACTACCTAGATGCTTATTCACTTCAATTATTCTAGACACCGGCACTGGCTTGTCAAAACCACTTTGCTGTTCCCAGGTTTCAGTTAGTTTTGTTCAATGCAGTAGGATGATGCTGCAAAGCCTGAACTTAAAACATTGCAGGGGAATATTTACTGGCTTGCAAATATCCCTCTTTCCATCGGAGTTTTTGCTTTAAATTCATACAGCAGTTTCCATTGCTCTTAGGAATGGAAACGATCAATGTTTCAGTCCCTAATTGTGGAGCCACATGGACCTGCAGTCATCTTTTCCGTTCTGCCGGTAGCGTCTGTGTGCCATGGGACTCATAATTACAGCTGAGTCCATTATGTGCATAAGACATTAAAAATTTACCTTCTGGGATACGGTGCACCACCGTACCTCTCATAGCTCAAGAAGGTATTTGCAAAAGAATGGAATGAGCCAGCACATATCTTGATTTCCAAAGCAGTCACCGAAGATGTTTTGCCTGCTATTCATCATGCTTTCTGTACCATAGCTCAGCAAAACCTGAAGCACAACGCCGACTTCAGAAAAGCAGCTACTGAGTGAGAAGATTCAGTATTTTACCCTGGCTTCAAAAAGCTTGGCTGGAAACACTCAGCTCCGAATATATTTCACCCTCTGGGACTGTGCTATATGCAGGTTCTAGATACAAATGCCCAGAAAGAAGATTCTGGGAAACCAAACACTTGATCCTCCCTTGCAATATCTCAGCAAGCAGCAACACTGtttaaggcaagaaaaaaaaaaaagagcacagacAATGGCTTGATCCTGTTCTCAATGAAGCTAATAACATGTATTCCCTCAAGTTCAATGGCAGCAGGACCTAATCCAAAGAAGACAATGCTCACGAAAGACAGAAAGCTCCACACTATTCAACAAAACAACCAGGCAAGTGAATAATATTTTTGGCTCTACTTATAAAAAGTACCACGTTTCTGTCCTTCCTCCTTAGCCCCGGCAGGCTGCTATCTCATGGGTTTATTTCCTGCAAGTGATCACTGGATGATTGATACTCACTTCCTCAGTTTATGCTGATAACAGAAAGTAACTGAATCCTGAAGAAGCAAACAAGTTTACAGGATCACTAGGATAGAGTTAGTTACAGGCAGTAAACACTTGAAAAAATTCCTGCGAGGGAAGGAAATCCCACAATATGCTTGCATAGGCAGAGCCAGGGACAGTTGCTAAGGTGATGCGCTCTGCTCAAAACAGAGTCGGAGATTTCACTGAATTTCCCTTGTAATGCATTTTCTGCATATATGGACATTTATTTCTGCTATGAAAAGTGGTTTAGCCTTGACGCTGCTGTAACTTAGTGGCTTGGAGTCACTTAATCTCTGGGTACACCctaaaaaatgaagataaaggCATTTATGCATTTCTGTAAAGCATGTTCAAGCTTATGGAGACAAACACCTGCACGTGGATATGTCCCAAAGTCTGTTGAGGTTACTGTCCTCACTGGGCTTGGGTCAGGCTTAAGGAGTATAGCTGATtcaatttatatatacacattaatTCTCCATCTCTTCCCTCCATTCTTCTTCCCTCCTTAAGACAatacctctttcttttccctcatctAAGTTTCCTGTGTAACTAACTGCTTTTATCTGGTGGACGCTGCTGTGAGATATGCTCTTACCCCGCCGCTGGTTTTTATGAATAGTATAGAAATTTACTGAGACTCCTCTGACCCATTTAGTTTGGCTGAAACTGCTTTGTGGATCCAAAAGTTGTAAGAAAAGGAGAGACAGACTGCTtaagcctcatttccttaggCTAAAAATACAGTGTCAAGCCCCCCTTTTCACCTATCCCACCCATTTCCAGCTCTCAAATCTCCTTTTGTGTGATCTATGTGCCCTGGGAAGCCTTAGCTCTTTTACCCTCCgtgcaaaagcagaagcagacGTCTCGATCAAGAAACCAGGGTCTCCCAAAGCTCGACGTAGTAGTTACTACATTTAAAGCTTCAGAGGTGCGTCTCTACAGTTTGGGCCCTCAGGGGACAGGGAAAGGCAAGGAACTAGTGACATTCACCAGTGAGTTAGGACTAGCTCACTTGCAGCACTAAACAAATAACCACAACAACCTAACAATTCTTACCCTGCTCCACGCTGGAGGTCTACCTCAATTATAACTGCCTTGAGAAAGGATAAAATAGCTGCTGTAAAGAAATCAGTGAAGAGTCAGCTAATTGTGCAACAGGAGGCAAAAGTCTAAGCAAAAGGTTAGTCTGACTCAAGAGTGGGATAAGGATTAATACCGAGAATCTTATAATCCTATTATGCTCCACAGCAGCATTCCTCAACCTGGACTGCCAAGTGCACTTCTGGTCATCCCTTGTCTAAAGGGACACAGCGGAAACAGAAGTGGAAAGGAGAAGGGCAATGAAAGTGTGTGGAAACATACTGGGAGAGATCTGTAAGGGCATCTGTAAATATTGCAGTTGTTTCTTTTACAGCAAAGGCAAATAACCGAGCTTAGAACCGGGAAGCATCAAAATACCcaaacagtacagaaaaaacAACGCAGCTATCCCTACTGCAAAGTCatcaagaagggaaaagaaaaccctcTCTATCACAAAGAGTTAATCTGTGGTACTCATTGCCTCGTGGTATGTCATGGCGCTGactaaatgcatttatttatttaattatactATTAGGATTtggaggttgttttttgttttcgttATTCCAGTTAACCACTAAATGACATGGGAAAGGATGAAGCTTTCTGTACTACGGGGTTTCCTGGTTATTAAGGGAAGATCAAAGCAACTGAGCTATCAGCTTCTCTTTAGTGGTCTCTGCAACATTACAGGGGAGCTGCTGCACCATCATCAAACCACTTCCTGTCTCCACTTACCCGTACAGCCACAGCTAGTCCCGGACATTACGTCCTTTCTGTTCCTTCAGTGCAGTTGCAAGTACAGTGATCTGACCATCACAAAACATGGACGACCAGGATACAACGATGCTTTTAACAGGATATAGCTCATAGCCTGGGGA
Encoded here:
- the REEP1 gene encoding receptor expression-enhancing protein 1 isoform X1, with the translated sequence MVSWIISRLVVLIFGTLYPAYYSYKAVKSKDIKEYVKWMMYWIIFALFTTAETFTDIFLCWFPFYYELKIAFVAWLLSPYTKGSSLLYRKFVHPTLSSKEKEIDDCLVQAKDRSYDALVHFGKRGLNVAATAAVMAASKGQGALSERLRSFSMQDLSTIRGDSSSTVPPSVTVRTSSKQSQPKTSRSASEGTGSSGTA